One stretch of Cellulomonas wangsupingiae DNA includes these proteins:
- a CDS encoding N-acetylmuramoyl-L-alanine amidase — MAALVGALALPLTTTTAHASASPSPTDVAAPSDTDTTFRELELGDAKPEGARDRTAVVDSGVRTVDEFTVLGISWAATETDVTARYRTRADGRWTPWRETGAGEGEQGETRTNSDALVVPPSTAVEVEVRTAAGPVNDVKVVLIDGGEGFAQEPAAAAASRSAAQSAVAASSMPRPAIISRAQWGADESMRTCSPDYTTTTSAAAVHHTVSSNTYSAEAAAGVVRGIYAYHTRAESSGGRGWCDIGYNALVDRFGRVYEGRAGSFDQSVVGVHTGGFNSRTFGVSVIGDHSTTVPSAQVLEGVSQAIAWKFATERILANTTVTMVSGGGASKYPEGTPVTFHTIYAHRDAAQTACPGEQLYARIQQVRDRVAALANDVVHASPLAIWESTSTTAGSVRVAGWAFDPESTQSLVVDVVVDGVSHPVLAGDDRPDVAAAYPGAGAAHGFRAEVPLAPGEHTVCPWVRNVGNGADQLLGCRRVTVTNTAPVGFLDRVTATRSTIQVAGWALDADVAGPVQVHVYAGPTFIGALTADRDRPDIAAAFPQAGGAHGFTGEIPVAAGRHRVCVYAINAPAGVNPSLGCAQVDVVNATPVGFLDAVGSDGSSVRVEGWALDTDDATAPVQVHVYAGSTFVGAVTADQARQDIAAAYPGAGAAHGFAANLPIAAGRHRICVYAINAPAGVNPGLGCRQVDVVNPEPVGFVDEVVRTSPQSVRVSGWAVDTGAGAGPVQVHVYGGASFLGAVSADQARPDVGAAYRWAGERHGFSFEVPLAAGPARVCVYAINVPAGVNPSVGCRDVAS; from the coding sequence GTGGCTGCGCTGGTGGGTGCACTGGCGTTGCCGCTCACCACGACGACGGCACACGCGTCCGCGTCGCCGTCCCCGACGGACGTGGCGGCGCCGTCCGACACCGACACCACGTTCCGCGAGCTCGAGCTCGGTGACGCGAAGCCGGAGGGTGCGCGCGACCGGACGGCCGTCGTCGACTCCGGCGTCCGCACCGTCGACGAGTTCACGGTGCTCGGCATCAGCTGGGCGGCGACCGAGACCGACGTCACCGCCCGGTACCGCACGCGAGCGGACGGCCGCTGGACGCCGTGGCGCGAGACCGGCGCGGGTGAGGGCGAGCAGGGGGAGACCCGGACCAACAGCGACGCGCTGGTGGTGCCACCCAGCACGGCCGTCGAGGTCGAGGTCCGGACCGCTGCAGGCCCGGTGAACGACGTCAAGGTCGTGCTCATCGACGGCGGCGAGGGCTTCGCGCAGGAGCCGGCAGCCGCCGCGGCCTCGAGGTCGGCGGCGCAGTCGGCCGTCGCGGCGTCGAGCATGCCGCGCCCGGCGATCATCTCGCGCGCCCAGTGGGGCGCCGACGAGTCGATGCGCACCTGCTCGCCGGACTACACGACGACGACGTCGGCGGCTGCGGTGCACCACACCGTGTCGAGCAACACCTACTCCGCCGAGGCGGCGGCCGGTGTCGTCCGCGGCATCTACGCGTACCACACGCGCGCGGAGTCCAGCGGGGGCCGCGGCTGGTGCGACATCGGCTACAACGCGCTCGTCGACCGGTTCGGGCGCGTGTACGAGGGTCGGGCCGGCTCGTTCGACCAGTCGGTGGTGGGTGTGCACACCGGGGGCTTCAACAGCCGGACCTTCGGGGTGTCCGTGATCGGTGACCACAGCACGACGGTCCCGAGCGCGCAGGTCCTCGAGGGCGTGTCGCAGGCGATCGCCTGGAAGTTCGCGACCGAGCGGATCCTGGCGAACACGACGGTGACGATGGTCTCCGGCGGCGGCGCCTCGAAGTACCCCGAAGGCACACCCGTGACCTTCCACACGATCTACGCGCACCGTGACGCGGCGCAGACGGCGTGCCCGGGCGAGCAGCTCTACGCGCGGATCCAGCAGGTCCGGGACCGTGTCGCGGCGCTCGCCAACGACGTCGTGCACGCCTCGCCGCTGGCGATCTGGGAGTCGACGTCGACCACCGCCGGCTCCGTGCGGGTGGCGGGCTGGGCGTTCGACCCCGAGAGCACGCAGTCGCTCGTGGTCGACGTCGTCGTCGACGGCGTCTCGCACCCCGTGCTCGCGGGGGACGACCGGCCCGACGTCGCCGCCGCCTACCCCGGTGCGGGTGCGGCGCACGGGTTCCGGGCCGAGGTCCCGCTCGCCCCTGGCGAGCACACCGTGTGCCCGTGGGTGCGCAACGTCGGCAACGGCGCCGACCAGCTCCTGGGGTGCCGGCGCGTGACGGTGACGAACACCGCGCCCGTCGGGTTCCTGGACCGGGTGACGGCGACGCGCTCGACGATCCAGGTGGCGGGCTGGGCGCTGGACGCGGACGTCGCGGGTCCGGTGCAGGTGCACGTCTACGCCGGACCCACGTTCATCGGCGCGCTCACCGCGGACCGTGACCGGCCGGACATCGCTGCGGCGTTCCCGCAGGCCGGCGGTGCGCACGGGTTCACCGGCGAGATCCCGGTGGCGGCCGGGCGCCACCGCGTGTGCGTCTACGCCATCAACGCCCCGGCAGGGGTGAACCCGTCGCTCGGCTGTGCGCAGGTGGACGTCGTCAACGCGACGCCCGTCGGCTTCCTCGACGCCGTCGGCTCCGACGGCTCGTCGGTGCGGGTCGAGGGGTGGGCGCTCGACACCGACGACGCGACGGCACCGGTCCAGGTGCACGTGTACGCCGGCAGCACGTTCGTCGGCGCGGTCACGGCCGACCAGGCACGCCAGGACATCGCGGCGGCGTACCCCGGTGCGGGGGCCGCGCACGGGTTCGCGGCGAACCTGCCGATCGCCGCGGGGCGCCATCGCATCTGCGTCTACGCGATCAACGCGCCGGCGGGGGTCAACCCCGGCCTGGGCTGCCGCCAGGTGGACGTCGTCAACCCCGAGCCGGTGGGCTTCGTCGACGAGGTGGTCCGCACCTCGCCGCAGAGCGTCCGCGTGTCCGGGTGGGCCGTGGACACCGGGGCCGGCGCGGGACCCGTGCAGGTGCACGTCTACGGGGGCGCGAGCTTCCTCGGTGCCGTGTCCGCGGACCAGGCCCGGCCCGATGTTGGCGCGGCCTACCGGTGGGCGGGGGAGAGGCACGGCTTCTCGTTCGAGGTGCCGCTCGCCGCCGGCCCGGCGCGCGTGTGCGTCTACGCCATCAACGTCCCCGCAGGTGTCAACCCCTCGGTCGGGTGCCGCGATGTCGCGAGCTGA
- a CDS encoding glycosyltransferase yields the protein MSTDVSSPEVPVRRGVAIVILTWNALDFTKQCYESLRATTPRGDYHLVFVDNGSVDGTVDWLRGIAEANDDVQVIENGENLGYTRAVNLGIGRAAADEDVLLLNNDIRFDTPGWLARLQSTAYGEPDIAVVGTRLVDQRGLINHLGAFVQPVSVFGQQLGGEEKDVNQGRGTRDVEAVIFAVAYLTREGLDRIGLLDEGLFAYFEDTDYCLRARRAGMRVVFTGDVSPVHFHNTSTRANKVDVWEMLHTSREYFAEKWGAWLDEERYDVRANWRSVIHSPLGYAVGSRRIMEQLHQSDVRVTFENAYGQEDGPTGDRLIDDLVLREPDPSATSVSYCQADFFRRTGDRHHVGYTMLEVTGLPEDWVAGCNRMDEVWVPATFNVETFRASGVKVPIHVMPLGVDPLYFNPEIRGERASDSFTFLSVFEWGERKAPEVLLRAFAREFARHEDVTLLLSVFNRDPAVDVRREIAALGLPASARIVVMVNPEFAGYQMGSLYRSADCFVLPTRGEGWGQPVLEAMACGLPVIATGWGGVADFLDEEVGYPIGYRMVPAEARCTYYDGFDWSEPDEEHLRARMREVVGAYDLAQVKGKRAARRVAEQFTWQHTAKRISDRLREIG from the coding sequence ATGTCGACCGATGTCAGCAGCCCGGAGGTACCCGTGCGTCGTGGCGTCGCGATCGTCATCCTGACGTGGAACGCGCTCGACTTCACCAAGCAGTGCTACGAGTCGCTGCGCGCCACGACCCCCCGGGGTGACTACCACCTGGTCTTCGTCGACAACGGCAGCGTCGACGGGACGGTCGACTGGCTGCGCGGCATCGCCGAGGCGAACGACGACGTCCAGGTGATCGAGAACGGCGAGAACCTCGGCTACACGCGGGCCGTCAACCTCGGCATCGGACGCGCCGCGGCTGACGAGGACGTCCTGCTGCTCAACAACGACATCCGGTTCGACACCCCCGGGTGGCTCGCGCGGCTGCAGTCGACGGCCTACGGCGAGCCGGACATCGCGGTCGTCGGCACGCGGCTGGTCGACCAGCGCGGCCTCATCAACCACCTCGGCGCGTTCGTCCAGCCGGTCTCGGTGTTCGGCCAGCAGCTGGGCGGCGAGGAGAAGGACGTCAACCAGGGGCGCGGCACCCGGGACGTCGAGGCCGTGATCTTCGCGGTCGCCTACCTCACCCGTGAGGGCCTCGACCGGATCGGCCTGCTCGACGAGGGCCTGTTCGCGTACTTCGAGGACACCGACTACTGCCTGCGCGCACGCCGCGCCGGGATGCGGGTCGTCTTCACGGGCGACGTCTCGCCCGTCCACTTCCACAACACCTCGACGCGCGCCAACAAGGTCGACGTGTGGGAGATGCTCCACACGTCGCGCGAGTACTTCGCGGAGAAGTGGGGCGCGTGGCTCGACGAGGAGCGGTACGACGTCCGCGCCAACTGGCGCTCGGTGATCCACTCGCCGCTCGGCTACGCCGTGGGCAGCCGGCGGATCATGGAGCAGCTGCACCAGTCGGACGTGCGCGTGACCTTCGAGAACGCGTACGGGCAGGAGGACGGCCCGACGGGTGACCGCCTCATCGACGACCTGGTGCTGCGGGAGCCGGACCCGTCCGCGACGTCCGTGTCGTACTGCCAGGCCGACTTCTTCCGCCGCACGGGCGACCGGCACCACGTCGGCTACACGATGCTCGAGGTCACGGGCCTGCCCGAGGACTGGGTCGCGGGCTGCAACCGCATGGACGAGGTGTGGGTGCCGGCGACGTTCAACGTCGAGACCTTCCGCGCGAGCGGCGTCAAGGTCCCGATCCACGTCATGCCGCTGGGCGTCGACCCCCTGTACTTCAACCCGGAGATCCGCGGCGAACGCGCCAGCGACTCCTTCACGTTCCTCTCCGTCTTCGAGTGGGGGGAGCGCAAGGCGCCCGAGGTGCTGCTGCGGGCGTTCGCCCGTGAGTTCGCGCGTCACGAGGACGTGACCCTGCTGCTGTCGGTCTTCAACCGCGACCCCGCGGTGGACGTGCGCCGGGAGATCGCGGCGCTCGGCCTGCCGGCGTCCGCCCGCATCGTCGTGATGGTCAACCCCGAGTTCGCCGGGTACCAGATGGGCTCGCTCTACCGCTCGGCCGACTGCTTCGTGCTGCCGACCCGCGGCGAGGGCTGGGGCCAGCCCGTCCTCGAGGCGATGGCGTGCGGCCTGCCGGTCATCGCGACCGGCTGGGGCGGCGTGGCCGACTTCCTCGACGAGGAGGTCGGGTACCCGATCGGGTACCGCATGGTGCCGGCCGAGGCGAGGTGCACGTACTACGACGGGTTCGACTGGTCCGAGCCCGACGAGGAGCACCTGCGGGCCCGCATGCGCGAGGTCGTCGGCGCCTACGACCTGGCGCAGGTGAAGGGCAAGCGGGCGGCGCGCCGGGTCGCCGAGCAGTTCACCTGGCAGCACACCGCGAAGCGCATCAGCGACCGGTTGCGCGAGATCGGCTGA
- a CDS encoding class I SAM-dependent methyltransferase, protein MLKNSDVSTMMHRVRVAAARARRDDTTSVVFVEDRHPDLFGLEALRPDAEVIIDRPSGSARPVVGQGIVFTKRVVRRLVRWYAKPPAVQQSQFNQRLLDALGRMARALVRTESTYDDLLLRIDQLEETVDGLRADLRQVGTSGTVAADSSALAPSVQRILSYSRFEDRHRGAQGVVRPLLEPYLQYFDGCANVVDLGAGRGEFVDMLNERGIPAYGVDSDESQVEVARAAGRDVRLEDVVEHLNGLRTGQVDGAFSSQVAEHLTTNELVGSIELVYRKLKPGGVFVMETPNPEALFIFATFFYVDLTHIKPIHPEALRWAFEACGFEDVRVVRSQKVPDAARLAPVPEDLRTQPGWDVLARNIDTLNDLIYGYQHYAVVARKPEAHQG, encoded by the coding sequence ATGCTGAAGAACTCCGACGTGTCCACGATGATGCACCGCGTCCGCGTCGCCGCGGCACGAGCGCGGCGCGACGACACCACCTCGGTGGTGTTCGTGGAGGACCGCCACCCCGACCTCTTCGGCCTCGAGGCCCTGCGACCCGACGCCGAGGTGATCATCGACCGGCCGTCCGGCTCCGCCCGGCCGGTCGTCGGGCAGGGCATCGTCTTCACGAAGCGTGTCGTCCGCCGCCTGGTGCGCTGGTACGCCAAGCCGCCCGCCGTCCAGCAGTCGCAGTTCAACCAGCGGCTGCTCGACGCGCTCGGGCGGATGGCGCGCGCCCTCGTGCGCACCGAGTCGACGTACGACGACCTCCTGCTCCGGATCGACCAGCTCGAGGAGACCGTCGACGGCCTGCGTGCCGACCTGCGGCAGGTCGGCACGAGCGGGACGGTCGCGGCGGACTCCTCCGCGCTCGCCCCGAGCGTGCAGCGCATCCTCTCCTACAGCAGGTTCGAGGACCGGCACCGTGGGGCCCAGGGCGTCGTGCGGCCGCTGCTCGAGCCGTACCTGCAGTACTTCGACGGCTGTGCCAACGTCGTGGACCTCGGCGCCGGCCGCGGCGAGTTCGTCGACATGCTGAACGAGCGCGGCATCCCCGCGTACGGCGTCGACTCCGACGAGTCGCAGGTCGAGGTCGCGCGTGCCGCCGGCCGCGACGTCCGGCTCGAGGACGTCGTCGAGCACCTCAACGGGCTGCGCACCGGTCAGGTCGACGGCGCGTTCTCGAGCCAGGTCGCCGAGCACCTGACGACCAACGAGCTCGTCGGCTCGATCGAGCTGGTGTACCGCAAGCTCAAGCCGGGCGGCGTCTTCGTCATGGAGACCCCGAACCCCGAGGCGCTGTTCATCTTCGCGACGTTCTTCTACGTCGACCTCACGCACATCAAGCCGATCCACCCCGAGGCGCTGCGCTGGGCGTTCGAGGCCTGCGGGTTCGAGGACGTGCGGGTCGTGCGCAGCCAGAAGGTGCCCGACGCCGCGCGTCTGGCGCCCGTGCCGGAGGACCTGCGGACCCAGCCCGGCTGGGACGTGCTCGCCCGTAACATCGACACGCTGAACGATCTCATCTATGGCTACCAGCACTACGCGGTGGTCGCGCGCAAGCCGGAGGCACACCAGGGATGA
- a CDS encoding ABC transporter ATP-binding protein, with product MTDTAIEAVDLWKSFRVYQERSHTLKERFIGRSNRYDEFWALKGVNFEVPTGSTLGIVGPNGSGKSTTLKVLAKILSPNRGHVRVNGSIASLLELGTGFHPDLTGRENVYLASSVLGRSEKQTDALYESIVDFAGVQQFMDLPVKNYSSGMYARLAFAVSISVEPDVLLLDEVLAVGDEEFQMKCYDRIAHFRDTGRTIVLVSHSLDTIRSMCRDALWIEKGDLKAYGPSDEVVAQYLGDVHVESQQQTRLEGDNRFGNGDVVITAVRFLDERGRATTALRGAAPASIEVDYEMVRPVDELVIGFAIHRADSGQHVHGQNSLRSDLGLALPQAGTVRFSTDDLPLLKGPHQVTVAAHDRSSAGVYDWHDRAYPLSILDGPRTLGQSGIVHVPGTWSLLEKPTTSADAPQRTTAS from the coding sequence GTGACCGACACAGCGATCGAGGCAGTCGACCTCTGGAAGAGCTTCCGGGTGTACCAGGAGCGCTCGCACACGCTCAAGGAGCGCTTCATCGGCCGGTCGAACCGGTACGACGAGTTCTGGGCGCTCAAGGGCGTGAACTTCGAGGTGCCCACGGGCTCGACGCTCGGGATCGTCGGGCCCAACGGCTCCGGCAAGTCGACGACGCTCAAGGTGCTCGCCAAGATCCTCAGCCCGAACAGGGGCCACGTCCGGGTCAACGGGTCGATCGCGTCGCTGCTCGAGCTGGGCACCGGGTTCCACCCCGACCTCACCGGCCGGGAGAACGTCTACCTGGCCAGCTCCGTGCTGGGTCGCAGCGAGAAGCAGACCGACGCGCTGTACGAGTCGATCGTCGACTTCGCGGGCGTCCAGCAGTTCATGGACCTGCCGGTCAAGAACTACAGCTCGGGCATGTACGCCCGCCTCGCGTTCGCCGTGTCGATCTCCGTGGAGCCCGACGTGCTGCTCCTCGACGAGGTCCTCGCGGTCGGCGACGAGGAGTTCCAGATGAAGTGCTACGACCGCATCGCGCACTTCCGTGACACCGGGCGGACCATCGTGCTGGTGTCGCACAGCCTCGACACGATCCGCAGCATGTGCCGCGACGCCCTCTGGATCGAGAAGGGCGACCTGAAGGCCTACGGCCCGTCCGACGAGGTCGTCGCGCAGTACCTGGGTGACGTGCACGTCGAGAGCCAGCAGCAGACGCGCCTCGAGGGCGACAACCGTTTCGGCAACGGTGACGTCGTCATCACCGCAGTGCGCTTCCTCGACGAGCGCGGCCGGGCCACGACCGCGCTGCGCGGGGCCGCGCCGGCGTCCATCGAGGTCGACTACGAGATGGTGAGGCCCGTCGACGAGCTCGTCATCGGGTTCGCGATCCACCGAGCGGACTCGGGTCAGCACGTCCACGGCCAGAACTCGTTGCGGTCCGACCTCGGTCTCGCGCTCCCGCAGGCCGGCACCGTGCGTTTCAGCACGGACGACCTGCCGCTGCTCAAGGGGCCGCACCAGGTGACGGTCGCCGCCCACGACCGGTCGAGCGCCGGCGTGTACGACTGGCACGACCGTGCCTACCCGTTGTCGATCCTGGACGGCCCTCGGACCCTCGGTCAGTCCGGGATCGTCCACGTGCCGGGGACGTGGAGCCTGCTCGAGAAGCCGACCACCTCCGCGGACGCCCCCCAGCGCACCACGGCCTCGTGA
- a CDS encoding ABC transporter permease: MRKTVEEYRAAKELLRNLVRRDLKIQHRGTALGNVWSLITPILTVAVYTFVFTVIMPASPVHEGVDVPFAVYLFVGLTIWNLLQNSILAGTGSVVGAGYLLSKVYFRREILPLTSVLSALVTFCWEFGVALLVSTIFVGLPGWHVLWAPVIVLITAMLAFGLALLLSTAAVFFRDVQHFIGIAMQMWFWGSPVIYSLGIIGDRPTLLNIIQLNPMAGILTSMRNVVLLDQPPDWPLLGYAAGVGAVLLVLGYAAFRRNERLFAEMI, translated from the coding sequence TTGCGCAAGACGGTCGAGGAGTACCGGGCTGCGAAAGAGCTTCTGCGCAACCTCGTGCGGCGCGACCTGAAGATCCAGCACCGCGGGACGGCGCTGGGGAACGTGTGGTCGCTGATCACGCCGATCCTCACGGTCGCGGTCTACACGTTCGTCTTCACGGTGATCATGCCCGCGTCGCCCGTGCACGAGGGCGTCGACGTGCCGTTCGCGGTGTACCTCTTCGTGGGTCTGACGATCTGGAACCTGCTGCAGAACAGCATCCTGGCGGGGACCGGGTCGGTCGTGGGCGCGGGGTACCTGCTGTCGAAGGTGTACTTCCGACGCGAGATCCTCCCGCTGACGAGCGTGCTGTCGGCGCTCGTGACCTTCTGCTGGGAGTTCGGTGTGGCGCTCCTGGTGTCGACGATCTTCGTCGGCCTGCCGGGCTGGCACGTGCTGTGGGCGCCCGTGATCGTGCTCATCACCGCGATGCTGGCGTTCGGCCTCGCGCTGCTGCTGTCGACGGCCGCCGTGTTCTTCCGCGACGTGCAGCACTTCATCGGGATCGCCATGCAGATGTGGTTCTGGGGCTCCCCGGTCATCTACTCGCTCGGGATCATCGGCGACCGGCCGACGCTGCTCAACATCATCCAGCTCAACCCGATGGCGGGGATCCTCACGTCGATGCGCAACGTCGTGCTGCTCGACCAGCCGCCGGACTGGCCGCTGCTGGGCTATGCCGCCGGCGTCGGGGCCGTTCTGCTCGTCCTCGGCTACGCGGCGTTCCGACGCAACGAGCGACTCTTCGCGGAGATGATCTGA
- a CDS encoding glycosyltransferase family 4 protein → MTRMRIVLEATSLLGRRTGVGQYTGHLLDELPAALGRAGVAADVAVTTWTARGGALHDLPAGVRQVGPRVPARALRTAWTRTDRPHVETLVGRCDVMHGTNFVSPPTRRAREVVTVHDLTYEEHRSTVSADSLAYRTLVVRALRRGAHVVTPSRAVADAVRDFYDLPDEQVTPTPLGVDPQWFTPPAPAPAGRLDLPDDYVLFVGSLDPRKNLPRLVEAFERVRAGRRDAPALVLAGPAGRDETLRARPGVHLTGWLDDADLRRVVAGARALALPSIDEGFGLPALEALASGRPVLAADIPALREVSGPYATYVDPHDTDAVAEGLERVLQADDGPTDRQARRAHAARWTWGACADATVAVYMRTD, encoded by the coding sequence ATGACCCGCATGCGGATCGTGCTCGAGGCCACCTCCCTGCTGGGACGACGCACCGGGGTGGGCCAGTACACCGGCCACCTCCTGGACGAGCTGCCGGCGGCCCTCGGACGCGCGGGCGTGGCCGCGGACGTCGCCGTGACCACGTGGACGGCCCGGGGCGGGGCGCTCCACGACCTGCCGGCCGGAGTGCGCCAGGTGGGCCCGCGGGTGCCCGCGCGCGCCCTGCGCACGGCGTGGACCCGCACCGACCGACCGCACGTCGAGACCCTCGTCGGGCGGTGCGACGTCATGCACGGGACCAACTTCGTCAGCCCGCCGACGCGCAGGGCGCGGGAGGTCGTCACCGTCCACGACCTGACCTACGAGGAGCACCGGTCCACGGTGTCGGCCGACTCGCTCGCGTACCGCACGCTCGTCGTGCGGGCGCTGCGGCGCGGCGCGCACGTGGTGACCCCCAGCCGGGCGGTGGCCGACGCCGTGCGTGACTTCTACGACCTCCCCGACGAGCAGGTGACGCCGACGCCGCTCGGCGTCGACCCGCAGTGGTTCACGCCGCCCGCACCGGCACCCGCTGGACGGCTCGACCTCCCCGACGACTACGTCCTGTTCGTCGGCTCGCTCGACCCCCGCAAGAACCTCCCCCGCCTCGTGGAGGCGTTCGAGCGGGTGCGGGCGGGACGCCGGGACGCGCCGGCGCTCGTGCTCGCGGGCCCCGCCGGCCGCGACGAGACGCTGCGCGCGCGACCCGGGGTGCACCTCACGGGCTGGCTCGACGACGCCGACCTGCGTCGCGTCGTGGCCGGCGCGCGCGCGCTCGCGCTGCCGTCGATCGACGAGGGCTTCGGCCTGCCCGCCCTGGAGGCGCTCGCCAGCGGCCGACCGGTCCTGGCCGCCGACATCCCCGCGCTGCGCGAGGTCTCGGGCCCGTACGCCACGTACGTGGACCCGCACGACACCGACGCCGTCGCCGAAGGCCTGGAGCGCGTCCTGCAGGCCGACGACGGCCCGACGGACCGGCAGGCCCGTCGCGCGCACGCGGCGCGCTGGACGTGGGGTGCGTGCGCCGACGCGACCGTGGCCGTATACATGAGGACCGACTGA
- a CDS encoding FG-GAP-like repeat-containing protein translates to MATARRRGRLAAVLVAAAVILSSTSGPAAAAEPEWPLQPGWPRDTDLASARPMNVPIEGSTGRSGWSKHSSPALADIDADGRPEIVVGSLDGRVYVYRRDGSLLWSRYLDAQHAAGPVIGSPAVGDIDGDGSLEVVVGSENGYVFAFDRTGATKAGWPQFTGWNADYPNRCATDACTGVVAGPTLADLDGDGTLEVIVGSYSHLMWVWNHRGQALPGWPVDVWDGIASGAAVGDINADGRPEIVVGSDVANDCADCRPYGRLAKGGLLHAFTIAGKEVSGWPFRTDSFMHSTPALADLDADGKLETIAGGGLFTEGTEWRGHHLWVVGHDGRLRWSFRADSVILSAPTVGDVNGDGTPEIAFGDYAGNTYLLNRLGQLMWKNNGVTTRAPHGSGAHFGAPVLADVTGDGRAEVVATDSNWHVKAFDVPTGRVVADTGTTFPVWASAAVGDLDGDGTNEVVAGSAAQNGPNTGNLNDLAGAGRLYVWRTPGRGGLVHPQFQQRVTPIDRSLAPRDPSGSTASVYRFWSPGFDNAHFFTTSGSEAVRIIDTDVNWVYEGRAFGARPAPGGTCTSGGSPVHRFWSAGFRSHFYTQSEAERARIVATDRNWAYEGVAYCAYAQAGSGTVALHRFWSPGFGKHFFTASAAEADHIRANDRNWTYEGVAYHVLP, encoded by the coding sequence GTGGCCACGGCACGACGGCGCGGACGCCTCGCTGCGGTCCTCGTCGCCGCCGCGGTGATCCTGTCCTCGACCTCGGGCCCGGCTGCCGCCGCCGAGCCGGAGTGGCCGCTGCAGCCCGGGTGGCCGCGGGACACCGACCTCGCGTCCGCCCGGCCCATGAACGTGCCCATCGAGGGCAGCACCGGGCGCAGCGGCTGGTCGAAGCACTCGTCGCCCGCGCTCGCCGACATCGACGCCGACGGACGCCCCGAGATCGTCGTCGGCTCGCTCGACGGACGCGTCTACGTCTACCGACGGGACGGCTCGCTGCTCTGGAGCCGGTACCTCGACGCCCAGCACGCGGCGGGCCCCGTCATCGGCTCCCCGGCGGTGGGCGACATCGACGGCGACGGCTCGCTCGAGGTCGTCGTCGGGTCGGAGAACGGGTACGTGTTCGCGTTCGACCGCACCGGTGCCACGAAGGCCGGCTGGCCGCAGTTCACCGGCTGGAACGCCGACTACCCGAACCGCTGCGCGACGGACGCCTGCACGGGCGTCGTCGCAGGCCCCACCCTCGCGGACCTCGACGGCGACGGCACCCTCGAGGTGATCGTCGGCTCCTACAGCCACCTCATGTGGGTGTGGAACCACCGCGGCCAGGCCTTGCCGGGATGGCCCGTCGACGTCTGGGACGGCATCGCCTCCGGGGCGGCCGTCGGGGACATCAACGCGGACGGCCGCCCGGAGATCGTCGTCGGGTCGGACGTGGCGAACGACTGCGCCGACTGCCGCCCCTACGGACGACTGGCCAAGGGCGGTCTGCTGCACGCGTTCACGATCGCCGGCAAGGAGGTCTCGGGGTGGCCCTTCCGCACCGACTCCTTCATGCACTCGACGCCGGCACTCGCCGACCTCGACGCCGACGGCAAGCTCGAGACGATCGCAGGCGGCGGGCTGTTCACCGAGGGCACCGAGTGGCGGGGCCACCACCTGTGGGTCGTGGGGCACGACGGACGCCTGCGCTGGTCGTTCCGTGCGGACTCGGTCATCCTGTCCGCGCCCACCGTGGGGGACGTCAACGGCGACGGCACCCCGGAGATCGCCTTCGGCGACTACGCGGGCAACACCTACCTCCTCAACCGCCTCGGCCAGCTGATGTGGAAGAACAACGGGGTCACCACCCGCGCGCCGCACGGGTCGGGGGCGCACTTCGGCGCACCGGTGCTGGCGGACGTCACCGGGGACGGGCGGGCCGAGGTGGTCGCCACCGACAGCAACTGGCACGTCAAGGCCTTCGACGTGCCGACCGGTCGCGTCGTCGCCGACACCGGGACGACGTTCCCCGTGTGGGCGAGCGCCGCCGTCGGGGACCTCGACGGCGACGGCACCAACGAGGTCGTCGCCGGGTCCGCCGCACAGAACGGGCCGAACACCGGCAACCTCAACGACCTCGCGGGCGCCGGCAGGCTCTACGTGTGGCGGACGCCCGGACGCGGAGGGCTCGTCCACCCGCAGTTCCAGCAGCGCGTCACCCCGATCGACCGGTCCCTCGCGCCGCGGGACCCGTCGGGCTCGACGGCGTCCGTGTACCGGTTCTGGAGCCCGGGGTTCGACAACGCGCACTTCTTCACGACGAGCGGGTCGGAGGCGGTGCGCATCATCGACACCGACGTGAACTGGGTGTACGAGGGGCGCGCCTTCGGGGCCCGGCCGGCACCGGGCGGGACGTGCACGTCCGGCGGCTCGCCCGTGCACCGGTTCTGGTCGGCGGGGTTCCGCTCGCACTTCTACACCCAGAGCGAGGCGGAGCGGGCGCGCATCGTGGCGACGGACCGCAACTGGGCCTACGAGGGCGTGGCGTACTGCGCCTACGCGCAGGCGGGGTCCGGGACGGTCGCCCTGCACCGCTTCTGGTCACCGGGCTTCGGCAAGCACTTCTTCACCGCGAGCGCGGCCGAGGCCGACCACATCCGTGCCAACGACCGCAACTGGACCTACGAGGGCGTCGCCTACCACGTCCTGCCGTGA